A single genomic interval of Chitinophaga sp. 180180018-3 harbors:
- the rpmI gene encoding 50S ribosomal protein L35, with the protein MPKVKTHSRAKKTFKVGGNGQIKRFKAFKSHLLTKKATKRKRSLRGSTLVHEANLNLVKRMLGMR; encoded by the coding sequence ATGCCCAAAGTAAAGACACATTCCCGTGCCAAGAAGACATTCAAGGTAGGTGGGAACGGACAGATTAAGCGGTTCAAGGCCTTCAAAAGCCACTTACTGACTAAGAAAGCTACCAAGAGAAAACGTAGCCTGAGAGGCAGTACGCTGGTTCACGAAGCCAATCTTAACCTGGTTAAGAGAATGCTCGGAATGCGCTAA
- a CDS encoding electron transfer flavoprotein subunit alpha/FixB family protein produces the protein MSILIFADQAQGKIKKAALEAIQYGAKVAQQLGTTATALVLGPVDSAELTALGNYGAQKVLHAADARLHEVESIVYTKIIAEAAEKEGSKVVIFPHNFDGKAIAPRVSARLKAGLVAGAISYPDTANGFVVKKNVFSGKAFANINITSDKKVISVIPNTFALTPDTATAQVEAFSPAINDADFKVKVVKTETVSGDVPLTEAEIIVSGGRGMKGPENWGILEDLAKALGAATASSRPVADAGWRPHHEHVGQTGLTVRPNLYIAVGISGAIQHLAGVNGSKVIVVINKDPEAPFFKAADYGIIGDAFEVVPKLTEAVKKLKN, from the coding sequence ATGTCTATATTAATATTTGCAGATCAGGCACAGGGAAAGATCAAGAAAGCGGCATTGGAAGCAATACAATACGGCGCCAAAGTAGCACAACAGCTGGGCACTACGGCCACCGCGCTGGTGCTGGGCCCTGTTGATTCTGCCGAGTTGACGGCGCTTGGTAATTACGGCGCTCAGAAGGTATTACACGCCGCAGATGCCCGTTTGCATGAAGTGGAAAGCATCGTATACACCAAAATAATTGCAGAAGCAGCGGAAAAAGAAGGCAGCAAAGTGGTTATTTTCCCTCACAATTTCGACGGTAAAGCCATTGCGCCGAGAGTATCTGCCAGGCTGAAAGCTGGTCTGGTAGCAGGCGCCATCTCCTACCCTGATACTGCAAATGGTTTTGTAGTGAAAAAGAATGTTTTCTCCGGTAAGGCATTTGCGAATATCAATATCACCTCCGATAAGAAAGTCATCTCAGTTATTCCGAATACTTTCGCGCTGACGCCGGATACGGCAACAGCGCAGGTGGAAGCGTTTTCTCCCGCTATCAATGACGCAGACTTCAAAGTAAAAGTGGTGAAAACAGAAACCGTGAGCGGTGATGTTCCTTTAACTGAAGCGGAAATTATTGTGAGTGGCGGACGTGGTATGAAAGGCCCGGAAAACTGGGGTATCCTGGAAGACCTGGCCAAAGCACTGGGTGCAGCTACTGCCAGTTCCCGCCCGGTAGCCGATGCAGGCTGGCGGCCTCACCACGAACATGTGGGCCAGACAGGGCTGACCGTACGCCCCAACCTCTATATTGCGGTAGGCATTTCCGGCGCTATCCAACACCTGGCAGGCGTTAACGGCAGTAAGGTGATAGTAGTGATCAATAAAGATCCTGAAGCGCCTTTTTTCAAAGCTGCTGACTATGGCATAATAGGTGATGCCTTTGAAGTAGTACCCAAGCTGACGGAAGCAGTGAAAAAATTAAAGAATTAA
- the tkt gene encoding transketolase: MSTITSVIPNPTALDQLCINTIRFLSIDAVQKADSGHPGLPLGAAPMAYVLWTRFLRHNPTDPEWFNRDRFILSAGHGSMLLYSLLHLTGYDLPLEEIKQFRQWGSKTPGHPERGLVPGVEVTTGPLGQGFANGVGVAMAEAYLAAKYNRPGDLVVDHYTYAIVSDGDLMEGVAAEAASLAGHLRLGKLIYLYDDNRITLASATPVTFTEDHAMRFESYGWHTQKVADGNDLEAIDQAIRAAQMEIDRPSIILVRTHLGYGSPKQDTCAAHGSPLGVEAVKQTKENLGWPVSPDFLIPDEALAHFRKAVEEGKQHSLKWDERMVIYAQKYPDLAKELRSLIHEILPEDWDKDLTPFAADPKGIATRAASGKVIQAFFKHLPGFIGGSADLNTSTNTELKDAGNFESPLMKKGDLQGAAGGVWSYEGRNIQYGVREHAMGAISNGLAAHGGILPYSATFLTFSDYMRPAIRLAALSDLKVFYVFTHDSIAMGEDGPTHQPVELLAALRAIPNLVVIRPGDANETLCAWQVAVLQPDKPVALILSRQSVPTLDRSKYAAANGLRYGGYILADAQDAKPELILMATGAEVDLIVKAREKLQAFHIAVRIVSMPSWELFEAQSQAYRDQVLPPAITARISVEAGVSQGWHRYTGDKGDIISIDRFGASAPGPVMMREFGFTVEHICERAMALLQR, from the coding sequence ATGAGCACCATTACCTCCGTGATTCCTAATCCAACGGCACTGGATCAATTATGTATCAATACCATCCGTTTTTTATCGATAGACGCAGTACAAAAAGCCGACAGCGGGCATCCGGGTTTGCCGTTGGGTGCGGCGCCGATGGCATATGTTTTATGGACAAGATTTTTACGGCATAATCCTACGGATCCGGAGTGGTTTAATCGCGACAGGTTTATATTATCTGCCGGTCACGGGTCGATGTTGCTGTACAGTTTATTGCACCTGACGGGATATGATCTGCCGCTGGAGGAAATAAAGCAATTCCGGCAATGGGGCAGCAAAACACCAGGGCATCCGGAGCGTGGGTTGGTACCGGGAGTAGAAGTAACAACTGGGCCATTGGGGCAGGGATTTGCGAATGGCGTGGGCGTAGCGATGGCGGAGGCCTATCTGGCGGCGAAATATAACCGGCCGGGCGATCTGGTAGTGGACCACTATACTTACGCCATCGTCAGCGACGGCGACCTCATGGAGGGAGTAGCGGCGGAAGCAGCTTCCCTTGCCGGACATCTGCGATTGGGCAAACTTATCTACCTGTATGACGACAACCGGATCACACTGGCCTCTGCCACACCGGTGACGTTTACAGAGGATCATGCTATGCGGTTTGAATCGTATGGATGGCATACGCAGAAAGTAGCAGATGGAAATGACCTGGAAGCTATTGACCAGGCGATCCGCGCAGCGCAGATGGAGATAGACCGGCCTTCTATTATCCTCGTGCGTACGCATCTGGGGTATGGCTCGCCCAAGCAGGATACCTGTGCTGCCCACGGTTCGCCGTTAGGTGTTGAGGCAGTGAAGCAAACAAAGGAGAACCTGGGATGGCCCGTGTCGCCCGATTTCCTGATTCCGGATGAAGCCCTTGCACATTTCCGCAAGGCAGTGGAGGAAGGTAAACAGCATAGTCTGAAATGGGATGAGCGAATGGTCATTTATGCGCAGAAATATCCGGATCTGGCGAAGGAACTACGGTCACTGATACACGAAATTTTGCCGGAAGATTGGGACAAAGACCTCACTCCTTTTGCAGCCGATCCTAAAGGAATTGCCACCAGGGCAGCCTCAGGGAAAGTGATACAGGCCTTCTTCAAACATCTGCCGGGTTTCATTGGCGGATCGGCGGATCTGAACACCTCCACCAATACGGAACTAAAGGATGCCGGCAATTTTGAAAGTCCGCTGATGAAAAAGGGAGATCTGCAGGGGGCCGCCGGTGGTGTATGGAGTTATGAAGGCAGGAATATTCAGTATGGTGTGCGGGAGCACGCGATGGGCGCCATATCAAACGGACTGGCTGCGCATGGTGGCATCTTGCCTTACAGTGCTACTTTCCTTACGTTCTCAGATTATATGCGGCCGGCTATCAGGCTGGCGGCGTTATCAGATCTGAAGGTTTTTTATGTATTCACACACGATAGTATTGCTATGGGTGAAGACGGCCCTACGCACCAACCCGTAGAATTGCTGGCGGCGCTAAGAGCCATACCTAATCTGGTGGTGATACGCCCCGGCGATGCCAATGAAACACTATGCGCCTGGCAGGTGGCAGTGTTGCAGCCGGATAAGCCGGTGGCATTGATCCTCTCCCGCCAGAGCGTGCCGACACTGGATCGCAGCAAGTACGCCGCCGCCAATGGACTGCGATACGGCGGGTATATACTGGCGGATGCCCAGGATGCAAAACCGGAGCTGATACTGATGGCAACAGGCGCCGAAGTGGATCTGATTGTAAAAGCCCGGGAAAAATTACAGGCGTTTCATATAGCGGTGCGTATAGTATCCATGCCCAGCTGGGAACTTTTTGAAGCACAATCGCAGGCTTACCGCGATCAGGTGTTACCGCCGGCCATAACGGCAAGGATTTCAGTGGAAGCCGGTGTATCACAGGGCTGGCACCGTTATACAGGAGATAAGGGAGATATAATTTCGATAGACAGGTTCGGCGCTTCAGCCCCCGGACCAGTGATGATGCGTGAATTTGGTTTCACCGTAGAACATATTTGTGAAAGAGCAATGGCATTGCTGCAACGATAA
- a CDS encoding 23S rRNA (pseudouridine(1915)-N(3))-methyltransferase RlmH — translation MKIQLWSIGKEHDPYIRDGMAVFQKRLQHYVDFEVKLIPTVKQAASLSVPELKKQEAKVILDMLQPTDYLLALDEYGKMMTTVQFADFLQQRTNAGTRQLIILIGGAYGIDQSLLQRAQLKMSLSQLTFPHQLVRLIFTEQLYRAYTVLNREKYHHQ, via the coding sequence GTGAAAATTCAACTCTGGAGCATAGGAAAGGAACATGATCCATATATTCGTGATGGAATGGCGGTTTTTCAAAAGCGTCTGCAACATTATGTTGATTTTGAAGTGAAGCTGATCCCGACGGTGAAACAGGCTGCCAGCTTATCTGTACCGGAGCTGAAAAAACAGGAGGCGAAAGTGATATTGGATATGTTGCAGCCGACCGATTATCTGCTGGCGTTGGACGAATACGGGAAAATGATGACCACTGTGCAGTTCGCGGATTTTTTGCAGCAACGTACGAATGCAGGAACCAGGCAGCTCATCATCCTGATTGGCGGCGCCTATGGCATTGATCAGAGCCTGTTGCAACGTGCGCAACTGAAAATGTCGTTGTCGCAGCTGACCTTTCCTCACCAGCTGGTGCGCCTTATTTTCACCGAGCAGTTGTATCGCGCTTATACGGTGTTAAATCGTGAAAAGTATCATCATCAATAA
- the ispE gene encoding 4-(cytidine 5'-diphospho)-2-C-methyl-D-erythritol kinase — MIVFPNCKINLGLHILRKRTDGFHDLETIFYPLPVTDALEVLPAATLTFASSGIAVPGNEADNLCLKAFHLLLQDFPHIQPVNIHLHKHIPIGAGLGGGSADAAFMLQLLNQKFQLGLTTDALVAYAAQLGSDCPFFILNKPCFATGRGEVMEPVELDLSGYSFLLVHPGIHVNTGWAFRQLTPKQPDYSLREKIQTPVETWKNTIVNDFEAPVFEAHPVLAGIKEQLYAAGAVYAAMSGSGSAILGIFPKNKIADIRWDASYRVFTIR, encoded by the coding sequence ATGATCGTATTTCCGAATTGTAAGATAAATCTGGGTCTGCATATCCTCCGCAAACGAACGGATGGCTTTCACGACCTGGAAACTATATTCTATCCATTACCGGTTACGGATGCGCTGGAAGTGCTTCCGGCTGCTACATTGACCTTTGCCAGCAGCGGTATTGCCGTGCCGGGAAACGAGGCGGATAATCTATGCCTGAAAGCATTTCATCTGTTGCTGCAGGATTTTCCGCACATACAGCCCGTCAACATTCATCTGCATAAACATATCCCGATCGGCGCAGGACTGGGCGGTGGTTCCGCCGATGCCGCCTTTATGCTGCAACTGTTGAATCAGAAGTTCCAATTAGGACTAACTACCGACGCCCTTGTGGCGTATGCAGCCCAACTGGGCAGTGATTGCCCCTTCTTTATTCTCAATAAGCCCTGTTTCGCCACTGGTCGTGGCGAGGTCATGGAGCCAGTGGAACTGGACCTCTCGGGGTATTCGTTTCTGCTCGTGCATCCCGGGATCCATGTAAATACCGGCTGGGCGTTTCGGCAGCTGACCCCGAAACAGCCCGACTATTCCCTCCGGGAAAAGATCCAAACCCCGGTGGAAACCTGGAAAAATACAATCGTAAATGATTTTGAGGCGCCTGTATTCGAAGCACATCCTGTGCTGGCTGGTATAAAGGAACAACTGTATGCGGCAGGAGCGGTATATGCGGCCATGAGCGGAAGCGGCTCGGCCATACTGGGCATCTTCCCTAAAAACAAAATAGCTGACATCCGTTGGGATGCCAGCTATCGGGTATTTACTATCAGGTAA
- a CDS encoding cupin domain-containing protein, whose product MEIKRIGSQPSAQGPGEYFTGTVRIDPLISPPDPARVAMALVTFEPGARTAWHTHPLGQTLIVTAGCGWAQREGGPREEIRPGDVVWFAPGERHWHGATATTAVSHIAIQEKENGSPVDWMEHVSDDQYQSR is encoded by the coding sequence ATGGAAATTAAACGTATCGGCTCTCAACCTTCTGCGCAGGGCCCTGGAGAATATTTTACGGGAACAGTCAGGATCGATCCGTTAATCAGTCCGCCTGATCCGGCGCGGGTAGCGATGGCACTCGTTACATTTGAGCCGGGTGCACGCACCGCCTGGCATACTCACCCTTTAGGACAAACGCTGATCGTTACTGCAGGCTGTGGCTGGGCGCAACGCGAAGGTGGCCCCCGGGAAGAGATCCGGCCCGGTGATGTAGTGTGGTTTGCCCCGGGTGAGCGGCACTGGCACGGCGCTACTGCCACAACAGCCGTGAGCCACATTGCTATCCAGGAAAAAGAGAACGGCTCTCCGGTCGACTGGATGGAGCATGTATCGGATGATCAATACCAATCCCGCTAA
- the rplT gene encoding 50S ribosomal protein L20 → MPRSVNAVASRARRKRILKQAKGFYGKRKNVYTVAKNVLEKGLTYSYVGRKLKKRNYRQLWIARINAAVRAEGLTYSVFMNKLASKNIDLNRKVLADLAMNEPETFKALVASVK, encoded by the coding sequence ATGCCTCGTTCAGTTAACGCCGTAGCGTCAAGAGCCCGGAGAAAAAGGATCTTAAAGCAAGCCAAAGGCTTCTACGGTAAGAGAAAAAATGTTTACACAGTAGCGAAGAACGTTCTTGAAAAAGGGCTTACTTACAGCTATGTTGGTCGTAAATTAAAGAAAAGAAACTACCGTCAGCTGTGGATCGCCCGTATCAATGCTGCCGTTAGAGCAGAAGGGTTGACCTACTCTGTGTTCATGAATAAATTAGCTTCCAAGAACATCGACCTGAACAGAAAAGTTCTGGCTGATCTGGCTATGAATGAACCAGAAACATTCAAAGCACTGGTAGCTTCCGTTAAGTAA
- a CDS encoding bifunctional nuclease domain-containing protein yields MRKIELEIVALSHSITQTHSYAVVLGEVNGLRRLPIVIGGFEAQAIAVALEKMQPSRPLTHDLMKNFMNAFNVELQEVVISNLQEGIFYSKLICSNNDETIEIDSRTSDALALAVRFGCPIYTYENILNSAGILLDDPAGKKSSKPVTPTISEHEKGTEDDLKSMNVEELTTLLQEVLEQEDYIRAIAIRDEINSRKSK; encoded by the coding sequence ATGAGAAAAATAGAACTGGAAATAGTTGCTTTATCGCACAGTATTACGCAAACACATTCATATGCCGTGGTATTGGGGGAAGTAAACGGGCTACGCCGTTTACCAATCGTAATCGGGGGCTTTGAAGCGCAGGCAATTGCTGTGGCTCTGGAAAAAATGCAACCCAGCCGACCTTTAACACACGACCTGATGAAGAACTTCATGAACGCGTTCAATGTGGAGTTGCAGGAAGTTGTCATCAGTAACCTGCAGGAAGGCATCTTTTACTCCAAGCTTATCTGTTCCAATAATGATGAAACCATTGAGATAGATTCCCGTACCTCCGATGCGCTGGCGCTGGCAGTTCGTTTTGGTTGCCCGATCTACACATATGAGAATATTCTCAACAGTGCAGGTATACTGCTGGACGATCCCGCCGGAAAGAAAAGCAGCAAACCGGTTACCCCTACCATCTCCGAGCACGAAAAGGGAACAGAAGATGATCTGAAGTCCATGAATGTAGAAGAACTGACTACCCTGTTACAGGAAGTACTGGAGCAGGAAGACTATATACGCGCTATCGCTATCCGCGATGAAATAAACAGCCGCAAAAGCAAATAA
- the tilS gene encoding tRNA lysidine(34) synthetase TilS yields the protein MPQQLLTHLSAFINQQHLFDPTQKILLAVSGGVDSVVMAHLFKATGFQTGIAHCNFQLRGEESARDEAFVRELAASLDLPFHHIQFDTVAYVEENRVTIQVAARELRYHWLEEVRAAAGYAFIATAHHLQDSVETALMNFAKGTGIAGLHGILPKQDRLIRPLLFAEKEALIAYAALHNLSYVEDSSNITDKYTRNFFRHQIIPKLQEAFPGAVKNMAATTDRMKEAEMLYQEAMARHRKRLLFAEGKNWKVPVLKLQKSVPLQTIAWELFRGFGCTAAQTHQVLTLLESESGRYVETTSHRIIRNRQWLLITPREQDDATLIVIEDGQHHVRFGNRQLQIKTLERGAGIIPAAPEIAWLDASRVKFPLLLRKWKQGDYFYPLGMTRKKKVSRFLIDQKVSLPEKENTWVLESDKRILWIVGMRVDDRVKILDKTQLVLSLELRNASEI from the coding sequence ATGCCTCAGCAGTTATTAACGCATCTTTCAGCATTTATTAATCAACAACATTTATTTGATCCTACACAGAAAATACTGCTCGCAGTCAGCGGGGGAGTGGATTCTGTAGTCATGGCACACCTCTTTAAGGCAACTGGTTTTCAAACAGGCATTGCTCATTGCAACTTCCAGCTGCGGGGCGAAGAATCGGCGCGCGATGAAGCATTTGTGCGCGAGCTGGCTGCCAGTCTGGATTTGCCTTTCCATCATATACAATTCGACACCGTCGCATATGTGGAAGAAAATCGTGTAACCATTCAGGTAGCCGCGCGGGAACTGCGCTATCATTGGCTGGAGGAAGTGCGGGCCGCAGCAGGATACGCATTTATTGCCACTGCCCATCATTTGCAGGACAGTGTGGAAACTGCCCTGATGAACTTCGCGAAAGGCACTGGTATAGCAGGTTTACACGGTATCCTGCCGAAGCAGGACCGGCTTATCCGTCCGCTGTTGTTCGCGGAAAAGGAAGCACTGATTGCATACGCCGCACTGCATAACCTGAGTTATGTGGAAGATAGTTCAAATATAACGGATAAGTATACACGTAATTTCTTCCGGCACCAGATCATACCAAAGCTGCAGGAAGCATTTCCAGGTGCAGTGAAGAACATGGCGGCTACAACAGACCGGATGAAGGAAGCGGAAATGCTTTACCAGGAGGCAATGGCACGGCATCGGAAACGTTTGTTGTTCGCCGAAGGGAAAAACTGGAAAGTACCGGTACTGAAATTACAGAAGAGCGTACCCTTGCAAACAATTGCCTGGGAACTGTTTCGTGGATTCGGTTGTACGGCAGCTCAGACGCACCAGGTGCTGACGCTGCTCGAAAGTGAATCCGGCAGATACGTGGAAACAACTTCTCATCGCATCATCCGCAACCGTCAATGGCTGCTGATTACACCCCGTGAGCAGGATGATGCAACGCTGATTGTTATTGAAGACGGGCAACACCATGTCCGTTTCGGAAACCGACAGCTGCAGATAAAGACCCTGGAACGCGGCGCCGGAATTATCCCCGCTGCACCCGAAATAGCCTGGCTGGACGCTTCCCGGGTGAAATTTCCGCTGTTGCTGCGGAAATGGAAACAGGGCGATTACTTCTATCCACTGGGGATGACCCGTAAAAAGAAAGTGAGCCGCTTCCTCATAGATCAGAAAGTTTCCCTGCCCGAAAAAGAAAACACCTGGGTATTGGAATCAGATAAACGTATTCTCTGGATCGTGGGTATGAGGGTAGACGACAGGGTGAAGATCCTGGATAAGACGCAGCTCGTGCTCAGCCTGGAGCTGAGAAATGCCAGCGAAATATAA
- a CDS encoding electron transfer flavoprotein subunit beta/FixA family protein: protein MKILVCISKTPDTTAKIAFTDNNTKFNEAGVQFIINPYDEWYALVRALELKETIGADVHLVTVGGADCEPIIRKALALGGDEAFRINADSADSFYIASQIAAHAKSKQYDIIFTGKETIDYNGSGIGGMVAELLELPYVSIAAKFDLNGTVATINREIEGGEEICEVSLPVVVSCQKGMAEARIPNMRGIMAARTKPLTVVEPVAADTLTAVVSFELPPAKAGVKLVSPDNVDELVKLLHEEAKVI from the coding sequence ATGAAGATTTTAGTATGTATCAGCAAAACTCCGGACACGACTGCAAAAATAGCTTTCACGGACAACAACACGAAATTCAATGAGGCTGGCGTACAGTTTATTATTAACCCGTATGACGAATGGTATGCATTGGTAAGGGCACTGGAGTTGAAAGAAACGATCGGGGCTGATGTACACCTTGTGACCGTAGGCGGTGCTGATTGCGAACCTATTATCCGCAAAGCCCTGGCGTTGGGAGGCGATGAAGCTTTCCGCATTAATGCCGACAGCGCGGACAGCTTTTATATCGCTTCACAGATAGCAGCTCATGCAAAGAGCAAACAATACGATATTATTTTCACCGGTAAAGAAACCATCGACTACAATGGCTCCGGCATCGGGGGAATGGTAGCGGAATTACTGGAATTGCCTTATGTATCGATTGCAGCTAAATTTGATCTGAATGGCACGGTGGCTACTATAAACCGGGAGATTGAAGGAGGAGAAGAAATATGCGAAGTGTCGCTTCCGGTGGTGGTATCCTGCCAGAAGGGTATGGCCGAAGCGCGTATCCCCAATATGCGTGGTATCATGGCTGCCAGAACCAAGCCATTAACAGTAGTAGAGCCTGTTGCGGCCGATACGCTTACAGCGGTGGTTAGCTTTGAGCTGCCTCCGGCAAAGGCAGGGGTGAAACTGGTTAGTCCGGATAACGTGGACGAGCTGGTGAAACTGCTCCACGAAGAAGCAAAGGTCATCTAA
- a CDS encoding rhomboid family intramembrane serine protease produces MTLSISLIIIIITCLISYTALSNESQLDKLSLQPYMVSRYNQYYRFVTSGFVHADFQHLLFNMLTLYFFGSFIEEVFVGLFGNKLVYVIYYLLGIVVANLPSYFKHRNDSYYSSLGASGAISAIVFTSILISPWSSIYLFFALRLPAVIYGLLFLAISAYLSRRGGGNINHDAHLWGALYGLVFPLVFHPELGTRFVYMLTHRGGILG; encoded by the coding sequence ATGACGCTTTCTATTAGTCTGATCATTATCATTATCACCTGCCTTATATCTTATACCGCTTTATCGAACGAAAGCCAGCTGGATAAACTCAGTTTGCAGCCTTACATGGTAAGCCGCTACAATCAATACTACCGCTTTGTAACATCAGGTTTTGTGCATGCGGATTTTCAGCACCTGCTTTTTAATATGCTGACGCTTTACTTTTTTGGCAGCTTTATAGAAGAAGTTTTTGTCGGCCTCTTTGGGAATAAGCTGGTGTATGTTATTTACTATCTGCTGGGGATCGTTGTAGCTAACCTGCCTTCCTATTTTAAACACCGGAACGATTCCTATTATTCTTCGCTGGGAGCCTCCGGGGCTATATCTGCGATCGTGTTCACCAGCATCCTGATCAGTCCGTGGAGCTCTATTTATCTATTCTTTGCACTGCGTTTGCCTGCGGTTATTTATGGCCTGTTATTCCTGGCAATATCTGCGTACCTGTCGAGACGGGGAGGAGGAAATATCAATCACGATGCGCACCTGTGGGGAGCTTTGTATGGATTGGTTTTCCCATTGGTATTCCATCCTGAACTGGGAACCAGGTTTGTATACATGCTTACACACCGCGGGGGCATTTTGGGATAG